One window of the Salminus brasiliensis chromosome 1, fSalBra1.hap2, whole genome shotgun sequence genome contains the following:
- the shisa2a gene encoding shisa family member 2a, with protein MALSRSVCALFALLCALSPPVRAAAGQYCHGWGTFPGFRCPERHDGGDARYCCGTCTVRYCCSSPSARLDQSTCDAEHSPNGNGGVRTLQQAVPTYLPFVIVVGAFLSFVLLGTIISICCCHCVKPKPTAGPAPAQTSLLEPVIGPSPNSSTPSRSSTAGSAGPHPYTGPPPQAYIPAPNPPLHQGAPQYFQPFLNYQLPPEHTMLMAPAFLDSRSAFSQAHGQPFPQAPMHTEPIFPTVTV; from the exons ATggctctctcgcgctctgttTGCGCGCTCTTTGCGCTGCTGTGCGCGCTCTCGCCGCCTGTGCGCGCGGCTGCCGGTCAGTACTGCCACGGCTGGGGCACGTTCCCGGGATTCCGCTGCCCGGAGCGCCACGACGGCGGAGACGCCCGCTACTGCTGCGGCACGTGCACCGTGCGCTACTGCTGCTCGTCCCCGAGCGCGCGCCTCGATCAGAGCACATGCGACGCGGAACACTCGCCGAACGGTAACGGCGGAGTGCGGACTCTACAGCAAGCAG ttcccacATATCTGCCATTTGTCATCGTCGTGGGCGCGTTCCTGTCCTTCGTTCTTCTGGGGACCATTATATCCATCTGCTGCTGCCACTGCGTGAAGCCCAAGCCCACCGCTGGACCGGCCCCGGCTCAGACCAGCCTGTTGGAGCCTGTTATTGGCCCCTCCCCCAACAGCTCCACGCCCTCCCGTTCCTCCACCGCCGGGTCCGCCGGGCCGCACCCGTACACCGGCCCCCCACCGCAGGCCTACATTCCTGCTCCTAATCCTCCACTCCACCAGGGGGCTCCGCAGTATTTCCAGCCATTCCTGAACTACCAGTTGCCTCCAGAACACACCATGCTGATGGCACCGGCCTTTCTGGACAGTCGCTCGGCTTTCAGCCAGGCGCATGGGCAGCCTTTCCCACAGGCCCCCATGCACACTGAGCCAATCTTCCCCACTGTCACTGTCTGA
- the zc3h12b gene encoding probable ribonuclease ZC3H12B isoform X1: MVLELAAPASAGPSLQRCIPHIERVFRVKVSCSAADPHQGACGVLVNIDDGTEEDCTKAKDYIVSLISPVQRHRERLTLWLQRRLHSLRAAIEYESCAVLQVRDHALELQGGPAQVTAACAMLQRLKMEHRGRCRDPQPAPSPTSHGSPEEEEEEEDEGEEEGSSSESEGEARSRSGSSGGGANEAGGGRKREPLMATKPHRQLCRSPCLDRPSFSQSSTLQELRAEDARSDFTHKMLPTSAGHAPLQLTSSESRDYQTKMEFALKLGYSGEQVESVLSKLGPSALINDVLAELVRLGNKGELEAQAPVSLASLAPRGPGAKEAVSPEASLEEEMTDTYDNLRPIVIDGSNVAMSHGNKEVFSCLGIQLAVDWFLEKGHKDITVFVPAWRKEQSRPDAPITDQEILRKLEKEKILVFTPSRRVQGRRVVCYDDRFIVKLACDSDGIIVSNDNYRDLQNEKPEWKKFIEERLLMYSFVNDKFMPPDDPLGRHGPSLENFLRKRPVVPEHKKQPCPYGQYSKSKKCTYGHKCKYYHPERAAQPMRSVADELRAFAKLSAVKTMSEGALAKCGTSGGTARGDSSEAKRVAPKRQSDPSIRSVACEQEERLCPARKAEANSVPSLVTALSVPTMPPTKSHAAGALNTRSASSPVPGSLHFTHSSLEHTSSVQYPPILVTNSQGASVAYSEPFPKYDSVVSDHGYYSMLSDFSTMSLGSMQDSFCSLEQPDPTGVGGGYPGRGSSMCPEPGRSHSSDSFSSYGGEMYSMEGSLDDSMKGPSAQTQVQSSAQTRLQAFAHGFHHEALTRVQSYGTDEPKPGPRKQSSAHLVPHAQHPVVGARSSCPGDYPPLSQNVMPSSGPTQQGRSLGMTRMDSISDSRLYESNPLRQRRPPLCREQHASWDPLPCGNEPYGYGGYGLAGGLMPCCERVMVRSMPEKMEQIWRSPWDTTPGPPPGPHGPAVEPQERHPIPEQQYQTYRNLCNIFPAYVVHSVMEKNPHMTDPQQLAAVIVTRLRSCH, translated from the exons ATGGTTTTGGAGCTGGCAGCGCCCGCCAGCGCAGGCCCGTCGCTGCAGCGCTGCATCCCGCACATCGAGCGCGTTTTCCGGGTGAAGGTGAGCTGCAGCGCCGCGGACCCCCACCAAGGAGCCTGCGGCGTGCTGGTCAACATCGACGATGGCACGGAGGAAGACTGCACCAAGGCGAag GACTACATTGTGTCTCTGATCTCGCCTGTCCAGCGGCACCGCGAGCGTCTCACCCTGTGGCTGCAGCGGCGCCTGCACTCTCTCCGCGCCGCCATCGAGTACGAGAGCTGCGCGGTGCTGCAGGTGAGGGACCATGCTCTGGAGCTGCAGGGCGGCCCTGCCCAGGTGACAGCTGCATGTGCCATGCTGCAGCGCCTCAAGATGGAGCACCGCGGACGGTGCCGTGACCCGCAGCCTGCGCCCTCGCCGACCAGCCATGGCTCgcctgaggaagaagaggaggaggaggacgaaggagaggaggaggggagcAGCTCTGAGAGCGAAGGAGAGGCGAGGTCACGGAGCGGGAGTTCGGGAGGCGGAGCTAACGAAGCCGGAGGAGGCCGGAAACGGGAGCCGCTCATGGCTACAAAACCACACCGCCAGCTTTGCCGATCTCCATGCCTGGACCGGCCCAGTTTTAGCCAGAGCAGTACGCTACAGGAACTACGTGCCGAAGATGCACGTTCGGACTTCACCCACAAAATGCTTCCTACCTCTGCAGGCCACGCCCCCTTGCAACTGACGAGCAGCGAGAGCAGAGACTACCAGACCAAAATGGAGTTTGCGCTAAAGCTGGGTTACTCAGGAGAGCAGGTGGAGTCTGTCTTGAGCAAGCTAGGCCCCAGCGCTCTAATCAACGACGTTCTGGCTGAACTCGTCCGGCTCGGAAACAAGGGTGAGCTCGAGGCCCAGGCCCCGGTCAGTTTAGCCAGTTTGGCCCCCCGAGGCCCCGGGGCCAAAGAAGCGGTCAGTCCAGAAGCCTCGCTTGAAGAGGAGATGACGGACACGTATGATAACCTGCGACCCATCGTTATAGACGGATCCAACGTAGCCATGAG CCATGGAAACAAAGAGGTTTTCTCGTGCCTGGGCATCCAGCTGGCGGTTGATTGGTTCCTGGAGAAGGGACACAAAGACATCACCGTGTTCGTACCAGCATGGAGAAAAGAGCAGTCCAGACCAGATGCTCCTATAacag ATCAGGAGATCTTAAGGAAACTGGAGAAAGAGAAGATTCTAGTCTTCACTCCATCCCGTCGCGTCCAGGGCCGACGGGTGGTTTGCTATGACGACCGCTTCATCGTCAAGCTGGCCTGCGATTCTGACGGCATCATTGTCTCCAACGACAACTATCGGGACCTGCAGAACGAGAAGCCAGAGTGGAAGAAGTTCATTGAGGAGCGGCTCCTCATGTACAGCTTTGTCAATGACAA GTTTATGCCCCCTGATGACCCACTAGGCAGACATGGTCCAAGCTTGGAAAATTTCCTGCGCAAGCGGCCCGTGGTACCAGAGCACAAGAAGCAACCGTGTCCTTACGGTCAGTACAGCAAAA GTAAGAAGTGCACGTACGGTCACAAGTGTAAGTACTATCACCCGGAGAGAGCCGCTCAGCCAATGCGTTCGGTAGCAGACGAACTCCGAGCTTTTGCCAAACTGTCTGCCGTTAAGACCATGAGCGAGGGTGCTCTTGCCAAGTGTGGCACCTCCGGTGGCACTGCAAGGGGGGACAGTTCGGAGGCCAAACGTGTGGCGCCGAAGCGGCAGTCGGACCCGAGCATCCGCTCGGTAGCGTGTGAGCAGGAAGAGCGTCTCTGTCCAGCCCGGAAGGCTGAAGCAAATTCCGTCCCATCCTTAGTGACTGCTCTTAGCGTTCCCACCATGCCACCTACAAAAAGTCACGCAGCCGGTGCCCTGAACACCCGGTCCGCTAGTAGCCCTGTGCCAGGGTCACTTCACTTCACCCACAGCTCACTAGAACACACCAGCAGTGTCCAGTACCCTCCCATCCTTGTCACAAACAGCCAGGGGGCATCAGTGGCATACAGTGAACCTTTCCCTAAATATGATTCTGTGGTCAGTGACCACGGTTACTATTCGATGCTTAGTGATTTCTCCACTATGAGCTTGGGTAGCATGCAGGACAGCTTCTGTAGCCTGGAACAGCCAGATCCAACAGGGGTAGGGGGAGGGTATCCTGGACGAGGCTCCAGCATGTGTCCGGAACCGGGGCGCAGCCATTCTTCTGATTCCTTCTCTTCCTACGGTGGAGAGATGTACTCCATGGAGGGCAGTCTGGATGACAGCATGAAAGGCCCATCTGCACAAACCCAAGTGCAGTCATCTGCGCAGACTCGCTTGCAAGCCTTTGCACATGGTTTCCACCACGAGGCTCTGACAAGGGTCCAAAGCTATGGCACGGACGAACCCAAACCTGGGCCACGCAAACAATCCTCAGCTCACCTCGTGCCCCATGCGCAGCATCCCGTTGTTGGAGCTCGATCCAGCTGTCCGGGAGACTACCCCCCCCTTTCCCAGAACGTGATGCCTTCGTCTGGTCCCACACAGCAAGGGCGATCCCTGGGAATGACCCGCATGGACAGCATCTCGGACTCCCGTCTGTACGAGAGTAACCCACTGAGGCAGCGCCGACCGCCTTTGTGCCGGGAGCAGCATGCAAGTTGGGATCCATTGCCTTGTGGGAACGAGCCTTACGGGTACGGTGGTTACGGACTCGCGGGAGGACTCATGCCATGCTGCGAGCGCGTCATGGTGCGCAGTATGCCGGAGAAGATGGAGCAGATTTGGAGGTCTCCCTGGGATACCACACCAGGCCCACCCCCAGGACCTCATGGACCGGCCGTGGAACCTCAAGAACGACACCCGATCCCAGAACAGCAGTACCAGACTTACCGAAACCTCTGCAATATCTTTCCAGCGTACGTAGTCCACTCGGTCATGGAGAAGAACCCTCACATGACCGACCCCCAGCAACTAGCAGCAGTCATCGTAACAAGACTGCGGTCCTGTCATTGA
- the zc4h2 gene encoding zinc finger C4H2 domain-containing protein — protein sequence MTDEQEIMCKLENIKEIRNKTVQMEKLKARLRNEFQALESEEKHLREYKQEMDLLLQEKMAHVEELRLIHADINVMENTIKQSESDLNKLLESTRRLHDEYKPLKEHVDALRVTLGLQRLPDLSQEEERLSLDYFEKQKAEWQTEPQEPPIPESLAAAAAAAQQLQAARKQDTRQPATFRQQPPPMKACLSCHQQIHRNAPICPLCKAKSRSRNPKKPKRKPDE from the exons ATGACAGACGAGCAGGAGATCATGTGTAAGCTGGagaatattaaagaaataaG GAACAAGACAGTTCAGATGGAAAAGCTGAAGGCTCGTTTGCGGAACGAGTTCCAGGCATTGGAGAGTGAGGAGAAACACCTGAGAGAATATAAACAGGAAATGGATCTGCTGCTGCAGGAGAAGATGGCTCACGTGGAGGAACTACGGCTTATCCACGCTGACATTAATGTg atggAGAACACTATAAAGCAATCTGAGAGTGACCTGAATAAGCTGCTGGAGTCCACACGGAGACTGCATGATGAGTATAAGCCGCTGAAGGAACATGTGGATGCCCTCAGAGTGACCCTTGGCCTCCAAAGACTGCCGGACCTCAGCCAAGAGGAGGAAAGATTGTCTCTGGA TTACTTTGAGAAGCAGAAGGCTGAATGGCAGACCGAACCTCAAGAACCACCAATCCCAGAATCCttagcagcagcggcagcagcagcccaGCAGCTTCAGGCAGCAAGAAAACAGGACACAAGACAACCAGCTACTTTCAGACAACAGCCACCACCTATGAAG GCGTGTCTGTCCTGCCATCAGCAGATCCACCGGAATGCCCCGATCTGTCCACTCTGCAAAGCCAAGAGCCGCTCCCGCAACCCCAAAAAACCTAAGAGAAAACCTGACGagtaa
- the zc3h12b gene encoding probable ribonuclease ZC3H12B isoform X2, which produces MVLELAAPASAGPSLQRCIPHIERVFRVKVSCSAADPHQGACGVLVNIDDGTEEDCTKAKDYIVSLISPVQRHRERLTLWLQRRLHSLRAAIEYESCAVLQVRDHALELQGGPAQVTAACAMLQRLKMEHRGRCRDPQPAPSPTSHGSPEEEEEEEDEGEEEGSSSESEGEARSRSGSSGGGANEAGGGRKREPLMATKPHRQLCRSPCLDRPSFSQSSTLQELRAEDARSDFTHKMLPTSAGHAPLQLTSSESRDYQTKMEFALKLGYSGEQVESVLSKLGPSALINDVLAELVRLGNKGELEAQAPVSLASLAPRGPGAKEAVSPEASLEEEMTDTYDNLRPIVIDGSNVAMSHGNKEVFSCLGIQLAVDWFLEKGHKDITVFVPAWRKEQSRPDAPITDQEILRKLEKEKILVFTPSRRVQGRRVVCYDDRFIVKLACDSDGIIVSNDNYRDLQNEKPEWKKFIEERLLMYSFVNDKFMPPDDPLGRHGPSLENFLRKRPVVPEHKKQPCPYGKKCTYGHKCKYYHPERAAQPMRSVADELRAFAKLSAVKTMSEGALAKCGTSGGTARGDSSEAKRVAPKRQSDPSIRSVACEQEERLCPARKAEANSVPSLVTALSVPTMPPTKSHAAGALNTRSASSPVPGSLHFTHSSLEHTSSVQYPPILVTNSQGASVAYSEPFPKYDSVVSDHGYYSMLSDFSTMSLGSMQDSFCSLEQPDPTGVGGGYPGRGSSMCPEPGRSHSSDSFSSYGGEMYSMEGSLDDSMKGPSAQTQVQSSAQTRLQAFAHGFHHEALTRVQSYGTDEPKPGPRKQSSAHLVPHAQHPVVGARSSCPGDYPPLSQNVMPSSGPTQQGRSLGMTRMDSISDSRLYESNPLRQRRPPLCREQHASWDPLPCGNEPYGYGGYGLAGGLMPCCERVMVRSMPEKMEQIWRSPWDTTPGPPPGPHGPAVEPQERHPIPEQQYQTYRNLCNIFPAYVVHSVMEKNPHMTDPQQLAAVIVTRLRSCH; this is translated from the exons ATGGTTTTGGAGCTGGCAGCGCCCGCCAGCGCAGGCCCGTCGCTGCAGCGCTGCATCCCGCACATCGAGCGCGTTTTCCGGGTGAAGGTGAGCTGCAGCGCCGCGGACCCCCACCAAGGAGCCTGCGGCGTGCTGGTCAACATCGACGATGGCACGGAGGAAGACTGCACCAAGGCGAag GACTACATTGTGTCTCTGATCTCGCCTGTCCAGCGGCACCGCGAGCGTCTCACCCTGTGGCTGCAGCGGCGCCTGCACTCTCTCCGCGCCGCCATCGAGTACGAGAGCTGCGCGGTGCTGCAGGTGAGGGACCATGCTCTGGAGCTGCAGGGCGGCCCTGCCCAGGTGACAGCTGCATGTGCCATGCTGCAGCGCCTCAAGATGGAGCACCGCGGACGGTGCCGTGACCCGCAGCCTGCGCCCTCGCCGACCAGCCATGGCTCgcctgaggaagaagaggaggaggaggacgaaggagaggaggaggggagcAGCTCTGAGAGCGAAGGAGAGGCGAGGTCACGGAGCGGGAGTTCGGGAGGCGGAGCTAACGAAGCCGGAGGAGGCCGGAAACGGGAGCCGCTCATGGCTACAAAACCACACCGCCAGCTTTGCCGATCTCCATGCCTGGACCGGCCCAGTTTTAGCCAGAGCAGTACGCTACAGGAACTACGTGCCGAAGATGCACGTTCGGACTTCACCCACAAAATGCTTCCTACCTCTGCAGGCCACGCCCCCTTGCAACTGACGAGCAGCGAGAGCAGAGACTACCAGACCAAAATGGAGTTTGCGCTAAAGCTGGGTTACTCAGGAGAGCAGGTGGAGTCTGTCTTGAGCAAGCTAGGCCCCAGCGCTCTAATCAACGACGTTCTGGCTGAACTCGTCCGGCTCGGAAACAAGGGTGAGCTCGAGGCCCAGGCCCCGGTCAGTTTAGCCAGTTTGGCCCCCCGAGGCCCCGGGGCCAAAGAAGCGGTCAGTCCAGAAGCCTCGCTTGAAGAGGAGATGACGGACACGTATGATAACCTGCGACCCATCGTTATAGACGGATCCAACGTAGCCATGAG CCATGGAAACAAAGAGGTTTTCTCGTGCCTGGGCATCCAGCTGGCGGTTGATTGGTTCCTGGAGAAGGGACACAAAGACATCACCGTGTTCGTACCAGCATGGAGAAAAGAGCAGTCCAGACCAGATGCTCCTATAacag ATCAGGAGATCTTAAGGAAACTGGAGAAAGAGAAGATTCTAGTCTTCACTCCATCCCGTCGCGTCCAGGGCCGACGGGTGGTTTGCTATGACGACCGCTTCATCGTCAAGCTGGCCTGCGATTCTGACGGCATCATTGTCTCCAACGACAACTATCGGGACCTGCAGAACGAGAAGCCAGAGTGGAAGAAGTTCATTGAGGAGCGGCTCCTCATGTACAGCTTTGTCAATGACAA GTTTATGCCCCCTGATGACCCACTAGGCAGACATGGTCCAAGCTTGGAAAATTTCCTGCGCAAGCGGCCCGTGGTACCAGAGCACAAGAAGCAACCGTGTCCTTACG GTAAGAAGTGCACGTACGGTCACAAGTGTAAGTACTATCACCCGGAGAGAGCCGCTCAGCCAATGCGTTCGGTAGCAGACGAACTCCGAGCTTTTGCCAAACTGTCTGCCGTTAAGACCATGAGCGAGGGTGCTCTTGCCAAGTGTGGCACCTCCGGTGGCACTGCAAGGGGGGACAGTTCGGAGGCCAAACGTGTGGCGCCGAAGCGGCAGTCGGACCCGAGCATCCGCTCGGTAGCGTGTGAGCAGGAAGAGCGTCTCTGTCCAGCCCGGAAGGCTGAAGCAAATTCCGTCCCATCCTTAGTGACTGCTCTTAGCGTTCCCACCATGCCACCTACAAAAAGTCACGCAGCCGGTGCCCTGAACACCCGGTCCGCTAGTAGCCCTGTGCCAGGGTCACTTCACTTCACCCACAGCTCACTAGAACACACCAGCAGTGTCCAGTACCCTCCCATCCTTGTCACAAACAGCCAGGGGGCATCAGTGGCATACAGTGAACCTTTCCCTAAATATGATTCTGTGGTCAGTGACCACGGTTACTATTCGATGCTTAGTGATTTCTCCACTATGAGCTTGGGTAGCATGCAGGACAGCTTCTGTAGCCTGGAACAGCCAGATCCAACAGGGGTAGGGGGAGGGTATCCTGGACGAGGCTCCAGCATGTGTCCGGAACCGGGGCGCAGCCATTCTTCTGATTCCTTCTCTTCCTACGGTGGAGAGATGTACTCCATGGAGGGCAGTCTGGATGACAGCATGAAAGGCCCATCTGCACAAACCCAAGTGCAGTCATCTGCGCAGACTCGCTTGCAAGCCTTTGCACATGGTTTCCACCACGAGGCTCTGACAAGGGTCCAAAGCTATGGCACGGACGAACCCAAACCTGGGCCACGCAAACAATCCTCAGCTCACCTCGTGCCCCATGCGCAGCATCCCGTTGTTGGAGCTCGATCCAGCTGTCCGGGAGACTACCCCCCCCTTTCCCAGAACGTGATGCCTTCGTCTGGTCCCACACAGCAAGGGCGATCCCTGGGAATGACCCGCATGGACAGCATCTCGGACTCCCGTCTGTACGAGAGTAACCCACTGAGGCAGCGCCGACCGCCTTTGTGCCGGGAGCAGCATGCAAGTTGGGATCCATTGCCTTGTGGGAACGAGCCTTACGGGTACGGTGGTTACGGACTCGCGGGAGGACTCATGCCATGCTGCGAGCGCGTCATGGTGCGCAGTATGCCGGAGAAGATGGAGCAGATTTGGAGGTCTCCCTGGGATACCACACCAGGCCCACCCCCAGGACCTCATGGACCGGCCGTGGAACCTCAAGAACGACACCCGATCCCAGAACAGCAGTACCAGACTTACCGAAACCTCTGCAATATCTTTCCAGCGTACGTAGTCCACTCGGTCATGGAGAAGAACCCTCACATGACCGACCCCCAGCAACTAGCAGCAGTCATCGTAACAAGACTGCGGTCCTGTCATTGA